One window of Flavobacteriales bacterium genomic DNA carries:
- a CDS encoding Holliday junction branch migration protein RuvA has product MIDSLRGEIAERTPAHAVVECNGVGYLVHITANTYGDLPQRGACKLFIHYTVSMDVRSGLSEHRLYGFMDQEERHLFRQLISVQGVSSTIGLSILGARRAADLRTAIMHGDESALKSVKGIGPKLAQRIVQELREKLSLDPIEKLAGPALGGGNTLRSEALSALISLGLDRAKAERSLQRVLDERKNDPPEVEELIRLTLKNS; this is encoded by the coding sequence ATGATAGACAGCCTGCGCGGCGAGATCGCGGAACGGACCCCCGCCCATGCGGTGGTGGAATGCAACGGCGTTGGGTACTTGGTACACATCACCGCCAATACCTACGGCGACCTGCCGCAGCGCGGCGCGTGCAAGCTGTTCATCCACTACACCGTTTCCATGGACGTGCGCAGTGGCCTGAGCGAGCATCGCCTGTACGGGTTCATGGACCAAGAGGAGCGCCATTTGTTCCGTCAGTTGATCAGCGTGCAGGGGGTGAGCAGCACCATCGGGTTATCCATTCTTGGTGCACGCCGTGCGGCGGACCTGCGCACGGCGATCATGCACGGGGATGAATCGGCTTTGAAGAGCGTGAAGGGGATAGGCCCCAAACTGGCCCAGCGGATCGTACAGGAATTGCGTGAAAAGCTATCCTTGGACCCGATCGAGAAACTCGCCGGGCCGGCATTGGGAGGGGGCAATACCCTGAGGTCCGAGGCGTTATCGGCCTTGATCTCCTTGGGGTTGGACAGGGCCAAGGCAGAGCGTTCGCTACAGCGGGTTCTGGACGAACGGAAGAACGACCCGCCGGAGGTGGAGGAATTGATCAGGCTTACCCTGAAGAACAGCTGA